In Fusarium falciforme chromosome 10, complete sequence, a single genomic region encodes these proteins:
- a CDS encoding Sec39 domain-containing protein, with protein sequence MAGLPPSPAKVVLLAVRFATISDLESLSSLVSQHGTILRQELILRILLTYLPETVSPSIYAPFVHAITSGEPLSQTTPDNQLDTSSVDSLSDEQASRKIKKLHLLPLKGPDVPQDTDFDPLISFLFSRGYRMDEEAGMLSLVPDLLVPFLDHASSMRTWMISTVLPLLRRNHLYYPQKQARFSLLEFENLPDRTAVEYLLAETGAADDEYGLIGRDLRGLIGPWLYNDTRWKRDLFNEDTSSESGAALELSCPGWEQTLEWLISQASGSWKIALRAIESWDGPSDIDLGEETSAWLQENQQQYLDRTYAKAVLASAYLIPDSEVDALEGAYKMCSKIKTLLDEEPEGNLQSTVAALAPVQPFDASDFDGAKASAHLRNDLLQPSNPLTTPKEESIDLLTVLIQSAFLLTRSGVPCTVRKAGDLAFIQDVQDQKSELGRLIRTLSARAPKNDDDFWIRARQEVLWLHSWGNEPGPVANGSIRGIFGHVPVEYIETEFLKAMLSSGRYSLANSLYEATPDHPLSASVLLNTVQNSALGAFDNASNPNRTRGGLKKCNKIIGAFPKTIDKTHPARQRIEALLRATHALSDYRLVLKQGEPFSPVVLRVHSDPVSIIGKVLEQNPKAYTRLQEFVELGNNMVNAGLPTNTIRGKQSPTPDDQDLIRSMVEKRIVAMCIEAALHEDDFETAYSYVVSRLGVTHGSESESRSSIFSDEWSWKAALDAGKYVRTERSQKPTHLGTASGNPEIRHLEQRIECLATALRIAPPPQLQEVLKTFRRCEEQLDAAIEEEAAKEDAWNAAGDLSGLPGAFQTPDPDKAYPPRNITASATARQAEEEPMSLFDLSRATARVAQRNFTSLSSLQGSLQSSFASDKTAPEHEASDTEGHDHNRVRKRDQLREAATGTLVSGVGWLLGANPTRSGSSQQ encoded by the exons ATGGCTGGTCTCCCGCCCTCTCCTGCAAAGGTGGTCCTTCTGGCGGTGCGTTTCGCGACCATCTCCGACCTTGAAAGCCTATCCTCCCTCGTCTCCCAACATGGCACTATTCTGCGCCAGGAACTCATACTTCGAATTCTTCTCACGTACCTTCCCGAAACCGTCAGTCCCTCGATTTATGCGCCTTTTGTGCATGCCATAACCTCGGGCGAGCCTCTGTCGCAAACGACACCCGACAACCAACTTGACACTTCTTCCGTGGATAGCCTCTCGGACGAGCAAGCTTCaagaaagataaagaaaCTCCATCTCCTGCCGCTAAAAGGCCCCGATGTACCCCAAGATACCGATTTCGACCCCTTAATCTCCTTCCTATTCTCAAGGGGCTATAGGATGGACGAAGAGGCGGGCATGCTCTCTCTGGTCCCAGATCTACTCGTACCGTTCCTCGACCATGCCTCATCGATGCGCACGTGGATGATATCAACGGTCCTGCCGCTACTGAGGAGAAACCATCTATACTACCCCCAAAAACAGGCAAGATTTTCGCTTCTCGAGTTTGAGAATCTTCCAGATCGGACCGCTGTCGAGTACCTGCTTGCTGAGACTGGCGCCGCGGATGATGAGTATGGCCTAATTGGTCGCGATTTAAGGGGCTTGATCGGACCATGGCTTTACAACGACACGAGGTGGAAGCGGGATCTCTTCAACGAGGACACATCCAGCGAGTCTGGTGCAGCATTGGAATTGTCCTGCCCCGGCTGGGAGCAAACTCTCGAGTGGCTCATATCGCAGGCTTCAGGCTCGTGGAAGATAGCGCTGAGGGCGATCGAGTCGTGGGATGGCCCGTCAGATATCGACCTAGGAGAAGAAACCAGTGCCTGGCTTCAGGAGAACCAGCAGCAGTACCTTGACCGCACATACGCCAAAGCTGTGTTGGCTTCAGCATACCTTATTCCCGACTCCGAGGTTGATGCACTAGAGGGGGCATACAAAATGTGCAGCAAGATTAAGACTCTCCTAGACGAGGAGCCCGAGGGCAACCTCCAGTCGACAGTAGCAGCTCTTGCGCCTGTTCAGCCTTTTGATGCCAGTGATTTCGATGGAGCAAAGGCTTCAGCACACTTGCGGAACGATCTATTACAGCCCTCAAACCCTTTGACAACACCCAAGGAAGAGTCAATTGACCTCCTTACTGTCCTGATCCAAAGTGCCTTCCTCCTAACACGGTCCGGTGTTCCCTGCACGGTCCGAAAGGCCGGAGATCTCGCATTCATCCAGGACGTTCAGGACCAAAAGTCCGAACTTGGGCGATTGATACGAACACTCTCTGCCCGTGCGCCCAAGAATGATGATGATTTTTGGATTAGAGCACGACAGGAAGTCCTCTGGCTACACAGTTGGGGAAATGAACCTGGCCCTGTAGCAAATGGTTCTATACGGGGCATCTTTGGACATGTCCCTGTAGAGTATATCGAGACGGAGTTTCTAAAAGCCATGCTATCAAGTGGGC GGTACTCTCTTGCAAACTCCCTCTACGAAGCAACGCCGGATCATCCACTGTCGGCGTCAGTACTACTCAACACTGTGCAGAACTCTGCTCTTGGAGCTTTTGACAATGCGTCCAATCCCAATCGGACGAGAGGGGGGTTGAAGAAGTGCAATAAGAT TATCGGCGCGTTTCCTAAGACGATAGACAAGACTCATCCAGCAAGACAACGGATTGAGGCATTGCTCAGGGCTACACATGCCCTTAGTGACTACCGGCTTGTGCTCAAACAAGGCGAGCCCTTCAGTCCAGTTGTCCTCAGGGTGCACTCTGATCCAGTTTCCATCATTGGAAAGGTTCTAGAGCAGAACCCCAAAGCATATACCAGGCTACAAGAGTTTGTCGAGCTTGGCAACAACATGGTCAATGCCGGCTTGCCTACAAATACTATTCGGGGGAAGCAGTCACCAACACCCGATGACCAAGATCTCATCCGATCAATGGTCGAAAAGCGCATTGTCGCCATGTGTATAGAAGCCGCTCTACATGAGGACGACTTCGAAACGGCATACTCGTATGTGGTCAGTCGTCTTGGAGTCACACATGGTAGCGAGAGCGAATCCCGGTCTTCCATTTTCAGTGACGAGTGGTCATGGAAGGCAGCACTAGATGCTGGAAAATACGTTCGCACCGAAAGGTCACAGAAACCAACCCATCTTGGAACGGCGAGCGGTAACCCTGAGATCCGCCATCTTGAGCAGCGCATTGAATGCCTTGCTACTGCTCTGCGTATTGCGCCTCCCCCTCAGCTTCAAGAAGTACTGAAAACCTTCCGCCGCTGTGAAGAGCAGTTGGACGCGGCCATCGAAGAagaggctgccaaggaggACGCGTGGAATGCTGCCGGCGATCTATCCGGCCTCCCAGGAGCATTTCAGACTCCAGACCCAGACAAGGCCTATCCGCCCCGCAACATCACCGCCAGTGCGACCGCTCGTCAAGCTGAGGAAGAACCAATGTCCCTCTTTGATCTCTCAAGGGCTACAGCTCGAGTTGCGCAGAGAAACTTTACGTCATTGTCCAGCTTGCAGGGTTCCCTGCAGAGTTCCTTCGCTTCAGACAAGACAGCACCGGAACATGAGGCATCGGATACAGAAGGCCACGATCATAACCGGGTGAGAAAGCGGGACCAACTGAGGGAAGCCGCAACGGGTACCCTTGTTTCTGGTGTTGGATGGCTTCTTGGAGCTAATCCAACTCGATCCGGAAGTAGCCAGCAATAA